In Halobaculum limi, one DNA window encodes the following:
- a CDS encoding long-chain-fatty-acid--CoA ligase, producing MTNLVTHVGSTVEDHPDGTAVSFKGTDITYRELWGQTGAFANGLREAGVDTDGRVGIYLPNLPQFVVGFHGTLRAGGVVVPMNPQYKAREIEHMLSDSGAEVVVTLPDLAGHVAEVRDDTDVHTVVTIGEAVEGTVSFEDFCGAPEFETVDRADDDIACQPYTSGTTGTPKGVLLTHHNLASNAEMAASLPPGGVRTDDRQLGVLPLFHIYGMTVVMNSTLFNGGAYYPLPAWDAQEAFDLIESAELTMMHGVPAMYNDVINQPDAAERDLSSLRLCGVGGSGIPVEVLRRFEELFDVKIYEGYGLTETSPVTHFNTPSKGRRVGSIGKTLPGVDAMVVDHDFEQVAPVDEGPVNEEDVDLNDITGEVVVSGPNVMQGYHNRPEANEEVFTEWDGKRWFHTGDIGYHDADGYFYIVDREKHMINTAGYNVYPREVEELLFEHEAVADAAVVGIPDDRRGETVKAFIVPKPGADVTPDEIKQFCLDNLAEYKHPRQVEFVEELPRTTTGKVQKFELRGE from the coding sequence ATGACAAACCTCGTCACGCACGTCGGTTCGACCGTCGAGGACCACCCCGACGGCACCGCCGTCTCGTTCAAGGGCACCGACATCACCTACCGCGAGTTGTGGGGGCAGACGGGCGCGTTCGCCAACGGCCTCCGCGAGGCGGGCGTCGACACCGACGGGCGTGTCGGTATCTATCTCCCGAACCTCCCGCAGTTCGTCGTCGGCTTCCACGGGACGCTCCGCGCGGGCGGCGTCGTCGTCCCGATGAATCCGCAGTACAAAGCCCGAGAGATCGAACATATGCTCTCGGACTCCGGCGCGGAAGTGGTCGTCACCCTCCCCGACCTCGCGGGTCACGTCGCGGAGGTACGCGACGACACCGACGTACACACCGTCGTCACCATCGGTGAGGCCGTCGAAGGGACCGTCTCCTTCGAGGACTTTTGCGGCGCTCCCGAGTTCGAGACGGTCGACCGCGCAGACGACGACATCGCGTGTCAGCCGTACACCTCCGGGACGACGGGCACGCCGAAAGGCGTCCTCCTCACCCACCACAACCTCGCGTCGAACGCGGAGATGGCGGCGTCGCTCCCGCCGGGCGGCGTCCGCACCGACGACAGGCAACTGGGCGTATTGCCGCTGTTCCACATCTACGGGATGACCGTCGTGATGAACTCGACGCTGTTCAACGGCGGCGCGTACTATCCGCTGCCCGCGTGGGACGCACAGGAGGCGTTCGACCTCATCGAGTCGGCCGAACTGACGATGATGCACGGCGTCCCCGCGATGTACAACGACGTCATCAACCAACCCGACGCGGCCGAACGTGACCTCTCCTCGCTGCGACTGTGCGGCGTCGGTGGCTCCGGCATCCCCGTCGAAGTCCTCCGGCGTTTCGAGGAACTGTTCGACGTCAAGATATACGAGGGGTACGGCCTCACCGAGACGAGTCCGGTCACGCACTTCAACACGCCCAGCAAGGGCCGTCGCGTCGGCTCTATCGGCAAGACGCTCCCCGGCGTCGACGCGATGGTCGTCGACCACGACTTCGAGCAAGTCGCACCGGTCGACGAGGGCCCCGTCAACGAGGAGGACGTCGACCTCAACGACATCACCGGCGAGGTGGTCGTCTCCGGCCCGAACGTGATGCAGGGGTACCACAACCGCCCCGAGGCGAACGAGGAGGTGTTCACCGAGTGGGACGGCAAGCGCTGGTTCCACACCGGCGACATCGGCTACCACGACGCGGACGGCTACTTCTACATCGTCGACCGCGAGAAGCACATGATCAACACTGCGGGCTACAACGTCTACCCGCGCGAGGTCGAGGAGTTGTTGTTCGAACACGAGGCGGTCGCGGACGCCGCCGTCGTCGGCATCCCGGACGACCGCCGAGGCGAGACGGTGAAGGCGTTCATCGTCCCCAAACCGGGCGCCGACGTGACGCCCGACGAGATCAAACAGTTCTGTCTCGACAACCTCGCGGAGTACAAGCACCCGCGCCAAGTGGAGTTCGTCGAGGAACTCCCGCGGACGACGACCGGGAAGGTGCAGAAGTTCGAACTGCGCGGGGAGTGA
- a CDS encoding enoyl-CoA hydratase/isomerase family protein, protein MADVTEFSDGTVRLERDDGVARIVLNEPDRRNALSVAMTDGIEAAIDDLEGGDTRCVVVEGEGPAFCAGGDIDTMLERQESDAPTDDAVRHIITEIGRCVKRVYECEYPTVAKVDGPAFGAGANLAIACDVTALHEDAQIGFGFREVGLAVDSGTSYLLPRLVGENVAKELVYTGELLSAERAEELGVVNHAVPDDQFEAKFSMLVDRIASGPTVALRTSKRLLRSDFATLGEAIEHEAGAQAAVLESEDHAEGVDAFTGKRSPEFEGR, encoded by the coding sequence ATGGCAGACGTCACGGAGTTCTCTGACGGCACAGTCCGACTCGAACGCGACGACGGTGTCGCGCGCATCGTCTTGAACGAACCCGACCGCCGCAACGCCCTCTCGGTGGCGATGACCGACGGCATCGAGGCGGCTATCGACGACCTCGAAGGCGGAGACACCCGCTGTGTCGTCGTCGAGGGGGAGGGCCCGGCGTTCTGTGCGGGCGGCGACATCGACACGATGCTCGAGCGCCAGGAGAGCGACGCGCCCACCGACGACGCGGTGCGCCACATCATCACCGAAATCGGTCGCTGCGTCAAGCGCGTGTACGAGTGCGAGTATCCGACCGTCGCGAAGGTCGACGGCCCGGCGTTCGGCGCGGGCGCGAACCTCGCTATCGCCTGCGACGTGACCGCCCTCCACGAGGACGCCCAGATCGGGTTCGGTTTCCGCGAGGTCGGCCTCGCCGTCGACTCCGGCACCTCCTACCTGCTCCCGCGCCTCGTCGGCGAGAACGTCGCGAAGGAACTCGTGTACACCGGCGAACTCCTGAGCGCCGAGCGTGCCGAGGAGTTGGGCGTCGTCAACCACGCCGTCCCCGACGACCAGTTCGAGGCGAAGTTCTCGATGCTCGTCGACCGCATCGCGAGTGGTCCGACGGTCGCGCTTCGCACCTCCAAGCGCCTTCTTCGCTCGGACTTCGCCACGCTCGGTGAGGCCATCGAACACGAGGCCGGCGCACAGGCGGCGGTGCTGGAGTCGGAGGACCACGCAGAGGGCGTCGACGCGTTCACGGGCAAGCGAAGTCCGGAGTTCGAGGGCCGGTAA
- a CDS encoding Mur ligase has protein sequence MIDRPLTYGGQSLPTPSVLDRFRAYLSRGPNHEALLDDVDVRIGVSGIRGKSSTAKQLGRILTERGYDSYTKITGDRPTSYHNGREIPIHRSGPRVTLYENIDLIREFVPELTLTEPKDAVVMENQAITEYTMRMVNERFLKPDVLVFCNVRQDHNDTLGKDRQTIARSFARAVPEGCHVISGEQHDVIHRYLREEIEKRGATIEQVVIPQRHRDLIGAETVHAIDHVLRHIDEDPLDPDRTDEMLAAIQPEWTHLPEGRVFNAAKVNEIESTELFRRSLADGDGDDDVAYIGEEAPDREPDRVVPFVFLRRDRRGRTASFVDYVNILADRDLIDRVHVGGAYTGVFARNVTVPAVQHDTDETPASDVLDSLLAEDDPVMFMANTVDPFMRELVDEVERRERKAEGEPVVPPLPDY, from the coding sequence GTGATCGACCGACCGCTCACCTACGGCGGGCAGTCGCTCCCGACGCCGTCGGTACTCGACCGCTTTCGGGCGTACCTCTCGCGCGGCCCCAACCACGAAGCGTTGCTCGACGACGTGGACGTGCGGATCGGCGTATCGGGCATCCGCGGGAAGTCGTCGACGGCGAAGCAACTCGGCCGGATCCTCACCGAACGCGGCTACGACTCGTACACGAAGATCACAGGCGACCGACCGACGTCGTACCACAACGGCCGCGAGATTCCGATTCATCGGTCGGGACCTCGCGTCACCCTGTACGAGAACATCGACCTGATCCGCGAGTTCGTCCCCGAGTTGACGCTGACCGAACCGAAGGACGCGGTCGTGATGGAGAACCAAGCGATCACCGAGTACACGATGCGGATGGTCAACGAACGGTTCCTCAAGCCCGACGTCCTCGTGTTCTGTAACGTCCGGCAGGACCACAACGACACGCTCGGGAAGGACCGCCAGACCATCGCCCGGTCGTTCGCTCGCGCGGTCCCCGAAGGCTGTCACGTCATCAGCGGTGAGCAACACGACGTCATCCACAGGTACCTCCGCGAAGAGATCGAGAAACGCGGCGCGACCATCGAGCAGGTGGTGATCCCCCAACGCCACCGCGACCTGATCGGCGCGGAGACGGTCCACGCCATCGATCACGTCCTCCGCCACATCGACGAGGATCCGCTCGACCCCGACCGCACCGACGAGATGCTCGCCGCCATCCAACCGGAGTGGACGCACCTGCCGGAGGGCCGGGTGTTCAACGCCGCGAAGGTCAACGAAATCGAGAGCACGGAACTGTTCCGGCGGTCGCTCGCCGATGGTGACGGCGACGACGACGTGGCGTACATCGGTGAGGAGGCACCCGACCGCGAACCGGATCGAGTCGTCCCGTTCGTCTTCCTCCGGCGCGACCGTCGCGGGCGAACCGCCTCGTTCGTCGACTACGTGAACATCCTCGCCGACCGCGACCTGATCGACCGCGTCCACGTTGGCGGCGCGTACACCGGCGTCTTCGCTCGCAACGTGACCGTTCCGGCGGTGCAACACGACACGGACGAGACGCCCGCGAGCGACGTCTTGGACTCGCTGTTGGCAGAGGACGACCCGGTGATGTTCATGGCGAACACCGTCGACCCGTTCATGCGCGAGTTGGTCGATGAAGTCGAGCGACGCGAACGCAAGGCCGAGGGCGAACCGGTCGTGCCGCCGCTCCCCGACTACTGA
- a CDS encoding poly-gamma-glutamate biosynthesis protein PgsC/CapC, with translation MLVATLVAALGFLAVAYITQTKGLRIGGTIVVPTLAVYTLKYFIALPVFVLSTAFGYLFLAFVRERTLLYGRDEFVAALVGGSLAPFLAYAALIAVVPEQAVSARPVVFLGSLLPGLTAYNIHQTKPEYRKQDLLYMTGLFVALVALGALLVSPWTAARVGASAPLILFAKTADIAVARGAVVEGYLAPNIDGRATVIAVLTVGAVASEVVRRHFGIRLGIISLALLALFALSTKWLLVLFLLATVVSMVVVRAIHSRTLIYGRVLISIACAVGVLVALGFTLALPEATGLVLGEQVPIRRGLSAVFVGVIAGVDAYSVHTTPPAERREQLVLGVGTFVGLLALTRAVTEPFSRGVLQEFGRLHVVAAAVVVVASLAVTAFLAVEKPSDDEVYSASVLSGGDGS, from the coding sequence GTGCTCGTCGCAACGCTCGTCGCTGCGCTCGGATTTCTTGCAGTCGCGTACATCACCCAGACGAAGGGCCTCCGGATCGGGGGCACCATCGTCGTTCCGACGCTGGCGGTCTACACGCTGAAGTACTTCATCGCGCTCCCGGTGTTCGTCCTCAGTACCGCCTTCGGCTACTTGTTCCTCGCGTTCGTCCGCGAGCGGACGCTGTTGTACGGTCGTGACGAGTTCGTCGCCGCCCTCGTCGGAGGGTCACTCGCACCGTTCCTGGCGTACGCCGCGCTGATCGCGGTCGTCCCGGAACAGGCTGTCTCTGCGCGTCCGGTCGTCTTCCTCGGGTCGCTGCTGCCGGGCCTCACCGCATACAACATTCACCAGACGAAGCCCGAGTACCGTAAACAGGATCTGCTATATATGACGGGGCTGTTCGTCGCGCTGGTCGCCCTCGGTGCGCTCCTCGTCTCTCCGTGGACGGCCGCGCGGGTCGGTGCCAGCGCGCCGCTCATCTTGTTCGCGAAGACGGCCGACATCGCGGTCGCTCGCGGTGCGGTCGTCGAGGGGTATCTCGCGCCGAACATCGACGGGCGGGCGACCGTCATCGCCGTGTTGACCGTCGGCGCGGTCGCGTCAGAGGTGGTGCGGCGGCACTTCGGCATCAGGCTGGGGATCATCTCGCTGGCGTTGCTGGCGCTGTTCGCACTCTCCACCAAGTGGTTGCTCGTGTTGTTCCTCCTCGCGACGGTCGTCTCGATGGTCGTCGTCCGGGCCATCCACTCCCGGACGCTCATCTACGGCCGCGTGCTGATCAGCATCGCGTGTGCCGTCGGCGTCCTCGTTGCACTCGGGTTCACGCTGGCGTTGCCGGAGGCGACCGGACTGGTGCTCGGCGAACAGGTCCCGATCCGCAGGGGACTGTCGGCGGTGTTCGTCGGCGTCATCGCGGGTGTCGACGCCTACAGCGTTCACACGACGCCACCGGCGGAGCGACGCGAACAACTCGTCCTCGGCGTCGGGACGTTCGTCGGACTCCTCGCACTCACGCGGGCGGTGACCGAGCCGTTCAGCCGGGGCGTCTTACAGGAGTTCGGCCGCCTGCACGTCGTTGCCGCGGCCGTCGTCGTGGTCGCGTCGCTCGCGGTGACGGCGTTCCTCGCCGTCGAGAAACCCAGCGACGACGAGGTGTACTCCGCGTCGGTCCTCTCGGGAGGTGACGGGTCGTGA
- a CDS encoding 2Fe-2S iron-sulfur cluster-binding protein has product MTDYTVEFVGTGEEITVSDKQTILNACIEEGIAQEYSCRVGMCLACTAEIVEGEVAQQAAVARALTEEEAEDYALTCMARAQSDLKLDRGKYPPSIEDEAATSVEAAADDD; this is encoded by the coding sequence ATGACCGATTACACGGTGGAGTTCGTCGGCACCGGCGAGGAGATCACGGTGTCGGACAAGCAGACCATCCTCAACGCCTGCATCGAGGAGGGAATCGCCCAGGAGTACTCCTGCCGCGTCGGGATGTGTCTGGCCTGTACCGCAGAGATCGTCGAGGGTGAGGTGGCTCAACAGGCCGCTGTCGCCCGTGCGCTTACCGAAGAAGAAGCCGAAGACTACGCGTTGACCTGTATGGCACGTGCGCAGTCGGATCTGAAACTCGACCGCGGGAAGTACCCGCCGAGCATCGAAGACGAGGCGGCGACGAGCGTCGAGGCGGCCGCAGACGACGACTGA
- a CDS encoding sensor histidine kinase: MSEPRTLHPAPAAMAVAVVGLAVAHVVVDDDQLAVELVEASILLVFALVLVFVAVRVAREGFDRESVGRVVTAGLVSGAVVGALAAVYLWARSAAGEPVVEGWFTISIGWTLGTCAGALVGYVLEGIREERHYQEQLNGRLTVLQRVLRHNIRNEVSIISGVAQLARESTEEEEVARRLLTLEDHANRVAGLSENAQTLANVWSDQDVTEMDLVPVVRAKVARLREQEPSIDIAVHLPTAAGASVHPMVEYAIWEALDNTAAHNDPEALSVEVTVSTQDQWTIVEVVDDGSAVPKDEITALEESHELPLRHGSGLGLWIVNAIVDQSGGRLDIENRDPAGVCVRMAFPTCAVDRLETPR, translated from the coding sequence GTGTCCGAACCGCGAACGCTCCACCCCGCACCAGCGGCGATGGCCGTGGCCGTCGTCGGACTCGCGGTCGCCCACGTCGTCGTCGACGACGACCAACTCGCGGTCGAACTCGTCGAGGCAAGCATCCTGCTGGTGTTCGCCCTCGTGTTGGTGTTCGTCGCTGTTCGCGTCGCGCGTGAGGGGTTCGACCGCGAGTCGGTCGGGCGAGTCGTGACCGCGGGACTCGTATCGGGGGCCGTCGTCGGAGCGCTCGCCGCCGTGTATCTATGGGCGCGGTCGGCGGCGGGCGAACCGGTGGTCGAGGGGTGGTTCACCATCTCCATCGGGTGGACGCTCGGAACGTGCGCCGGAGCGCTCGTCGGCTACGTCCTCGAAGGGATCCGTGAGGAGAGACACTATCAGGAGCAGTTGAACGGGCGGCTGACCGTGTTACAGCGCGTTCTCCGGCACAACATCCGCAACGAGGTCTCGATCATCTCTGGGGTCGCACAACTGGCCCGCGAGTCGACCGAAGAGGAGGAGGTCGCCCGTCGCCTGCTGACGCTCGAAGACCACGCGAACCGCGTGGCCGGACTCTCGGAGAACGCGCAGACGTTGGCGAACGTCTGGAGTGATCAGGACGTGACGGAGATGGATCTCGTTCCGGTGGTCCGTGCGAAGGTCGCTCGACTCCGCGAACAAGAGCCCTCGATCGATATCGCGGTGCACCTTCCGACGGCCGCAGGGGCGTCCGTCCACCCGATGGTCGAGTATGCGATCTGGGAGGCCCTCGACAACACCGCCGCCCACAACGACCCCGAGGCGCTGTCGGTAGAGGTGACCGTCTCCACGCAGGACCAGTGGACCATCGTGGAGGTCGTCGACGACGGATCTGCTGTCCCGAAAGACGAGATTACCGCCCTCGAAGAGTCACACGAACTTCCGCTGCGGCACGGGAGCGGTCTCGGCCTGTGGATCGTCAACGCGATTGTCGACCAGTCCGGCGGCCGTCTCGACATCGAGAACCGCGACCCTGCAGGGGTCTGCGTACGGATGGCGTTCCCGACGTGTGCGGTGGACAGACTGGAGACGCCGCGGTGA
- a CDS encoding aminoglycoside N(3)-acetyltransferase produces MSEGDAVDRTDAPVTTDRVRDDLRALGVDAGETALVHSSLSALGWVAGGAPTVVDGVLDAVTETGTVAVPTHSTQLSDPTHWENPPIPDEWVDVVKREAAPYRPESTPTRGMGAIPDCLRDYPGTVRSRHPTTSFAAWGVDAEAVTAGHAYDSPMGEQSPLARLYERDALVVRIGVDANTCLHLAEYRADFDGTPETNGGPVVEDGERRWVEFEEPEHRDDFRDIEAAFEDQYPDRVTRGSVANAETVVCRMRPLVDFAVDWMERTR; encoded by the coding sequence ATGAGCGAAGGAGACGCCGTCGACCGGACGGACGCGCCGGTGACGACCGACCGCGTCCGCGACGACCTCCGTGCCCTCGGCGTCGACGCGGGCGAGACGGCGCTGGTCCACTCGTCGCTGTCGGCGCTCGGGTGGGTCGCCGGCGGCGCACCGACCGTCGTCGACGGGGTGCTCGACGCCGTCACCGAGACGGGGACCGTCGCCGTCCCGACTCACTCGACGCAGTTGTCGGACCCGACCCACTGGGAGAACCCGCCGATTCCCGACGAGTGGGTCGACGTCGTCAAACGCGAGGCCGCGCCGTACCGCCCCGAGTCGACGCCGACGCGAGGGATGGGTGCGATCCCCGACTGCCTCCGCGACTACCCCGGAACCGTTCGGAGTCGGCACCCGACGACCTCGTTCGCGGCGTGGGGGGTGGACGCAGAAGCTGTGACCGCCGGCCACGCGTACGACTCACCGATGGGAGAGCAGTCGCCGCTGGCGCGTCTGTACGAACGCGACGCGCTCGTCGTGCGGATTGGCGTCGACGCGAACACCTGCCTCCACCTCGCGGAGTACCGCGCCGACTTCGACGGGACCCCCGAGACGAACGGCGGCCCAGTCGTCGAGGACGGCGAACGCCGCTGGGTCGAGTTCGAGGAGCCGGAGCATCGCGACGACTTCCGCGACATCGAAGCGGCGTTCGAGGATCAGTATCCAGACCGAGTCACGCGGGGGAGCGTCGCGAACGCAGAGACGGTCGTCTGTCGAATGCGACCGCTCGTGGACTTCGCGGTCGACTGGATGGAGCGAACTCGGTGA
- a CDS encoding MBL fold metallo-hydrolase: MTDLDLDPDAELAPETLARHLRAGGQVSVLDVRDRPEFDAWHVDGGGVDARHVPHVQFIAAGARGDATDPLPADLAEPIVAVCGRGEASADTADALREAGVDAVNLAGGMDEWAVVYLAEPLVDADDVTVTQFQRPSSGCLAYLIVAGEGDDREACVIDPLRAFTGRYAAATEEAGATLRYALDTHVHADHVSGIRSLRDATDAAAVVPSGATDRGLAFDPTLLADGETLQIGDVTVEAIHAPGHTSELCCYRLRRERGPDVVFTGDALFLGSVGRPDLEEGDDGARSLAGRAYDTLHERLLPLPDDTLVAPGHFADLADARGDTYAAPLRALWDLDVLSLDRESFVDRVSASLPPRPANYERIVAVNLGQESLTDEEAFEAELGPNNCAVE; the protein is encoded by the coding sequence GTGACTGACCTCGACCTCGACCCGGACGCGGAACTGGCCCCCGAGACGCTAGCGCGCCACCTCCGCGCGGGTGGACAGGTGTCCGTCCTCGACGTCCGCGACCGCCCGGAGTTCGACGCGTGGCACGTCGACGGCGGCGGCGTCGACGCTCGTCACGTCCCGCACGTCCAGTTCATCGCCGCTGGTGCGCGGGGTGACGCGACCGACCCGCTCCCCGCAGACCTCGCCGAACCGATCGTCGCGGTCTGTGGCCGAGGCGAAGCCAGCGCAGACACCGCCGACGCCCTCCGAGAGGCCGGCGTCGACGCCGTCAACCTCGCCGGCGGGATGGACGAGTGGGCCGTGGTGTACCTCGCAGAACCGCTCGTCGACGCCGACGACGTGACGGTCACGCAGTTCCAGCGCCCGTCGTCGGGGTGTCTCGCGTACCTGATCGTCGCCGGCGAGGGCGACGACCGCGAGGCGTGCGTGATCGACCCGCTTCGTGCGTTCACCGGGCGGTACGCCGCGGCTACAGAGGAGGCCGGTGCGACGCTTCGGTACGCGCTCGACACGCACGTCCACGCCGACCACGTCAGCGGGATCCGCTCGCTTCGGGACGCAACCGACGCTGCCGCGGTGGTTCCGTCGGGCGCGACCGACCGCGGACTGGCGTTCGACCCGACGCTCTTGGCGGACGGCGAGACACTCCAGATCGGCGACGTGACCGTCGAGGCGATCCACGCGCCTGGGCACACCAGCGAACTGTGTTGTTACCGTCTCCGTCGCGAACGCGGTCCCGACGTGGTGTTCACCGGCGACGCCCTGTTCCTCGGGAGCGTCGGGCGGCCGGATCTGGAGGAAGGAGACGACGGCGCTCGTTCGCTCGCAGGGCGGGCGTACGACACGCTCCACGAGCGACTCCTCCCGCTTCCAGACGACACGCTTGTCGCACCTGGGCACTTCGCGGACCTGGCCGACGCCCGCGGAGACACCTACGCTGCGCCACTGCGTGCGCTGTGGGATCTGGACGTGCTCTCGCTGGACCGAGAGTCGTTCGTCGACCGCGTCTCGGCGTCGTTGCCGCCGCGCCCGGCCAACTACGAACGGATCGTCGCCGTCAACCTCGGACAGGAGTCGCTCACCGACGAGGAGGCGTTCGAGGCGGAACTCGGTCCGAACAACTGCGCGGTGGAGTAG
- a CDS encoding ASCH domain-containing protein — protein MTHIDASEILPNEHVQQLAADGEVTQLHRGHAYAEEGDTFDIDGETFEVTAIEHRTLGDLTDEDARAEGSEDLDAYKRRLEAVHDEFEWDDDSEVVRHVFHPQE, from the coding sequence ATGACCCACATCGATGCGTCCGAGATTCTGCCCAACGAGCACGTCCAGCAACTGGCCGCCGACGGCGAGGTGACACAACTCCACCGCGGGCACGCCTACGCCGAGGAGGGCGACACCTTCGACATCGACGGTGAGACGTTCGAGGTGACCGCGATCGAACACCGAACGCTCGGTGACCTCACCGACGAAGACGCCCGCGCGGAGGGGTCGGAGGACCTCGACGCGTACAAGCGACGGCTGGAGGCCGTCCACGACGAGTTCGAGTGGGACGACGACAGCGAGGTGGTTCGCCACGTGTTCCACCCGCAGGAGTGA
- a CDS encoding ferritin family protein codes for MDSAAFREAVAASKATELDRLGSNKLLVALTDATLEPAAVLRAAADSEHAAATTFEAWADDADEETGRALFAWLADRERDHRERVLDSLADLDAADAYDPADGGTMHKYLRAREDVVERVAAGTVGRGLVSDRTHLQIVSFFDNERDQTRADLFRDFRTETEEELERGLTALDDACESDDDWERARMVAEYVIQIAYDDYADALQGMGIDVKPVC; via the coding sequence ATGGACAGCGCGGCGTTTCGCGAGGCGGTCGCGGCATCGAAGGCGACCGAACTCGACCGACTCGGATCGAACAAACTGCTGGTCGCGTTGACCGACGCGACGCTGGAACCGGCGGCGGTGTTGCGCGCGGCCGCCGACTCCGAACACGCGGCGGCGACCACCTTCGAAGCGTGGGCGGACGACGCCGACGAAGAGACCGGACGAGCGTTGTTCGCGTGGCTCGCAGACCGGGAACGCGACCACCGCGAACGCGTCCTCGACTCGTTGGCCGACCTCGACGCCGCCGACGCCTACGACCCCGCAGACGGCGGGACGATGCACAAGTACCTCCGCGCACGCGAGGACGTCGTCGAACGGGTCGCCGCGGGAACCGTCGGCCGCGGCCTCGTCAGCGACCGCACGCACCTCCAGATCGTCTCGTTCTTCGACAACGAACGGGACCAGACCCGTGCGGACCTCTTTCGCGACTTCCGCACGGAAACCGAGGAGGAACTGGAGCGAGGCCTCACGGCGTTAGACGACGCCTGTGAGTCGGACGACGACTGGGAGCGCGCGCGGATGGTCGCGGAGTACGTGATCCAGATCGCCTACGACGACTACGCCGACGCCCTCCAGGGGATGGGCATCGACGTGAAGCCGGTGTGTTGA
- the pyrB gene encoding aspartate carbamoyltransferase, translating to MRHDHLLSAGQLTREDIEAVLDRAADLADDPGAVGDRYADTLLALCFFEPSTRTKMSFDTAMKRLGGDTVDMGTVESSSVKKGESLADTVRVIEGYADGIVLRHPSEGAAKLASQFVDVPVVNAGDGAGQHPSQTLLDLYTMRERAGLDDLTVGIMGDLKYGRTVHSLAEALTNFDARMHFVSPESLRLPRGVQFDLHDAGARLREHTSLDEVLPELDVLYVTRIQRERFPDENEYQKVAGEYQIDAETLERASDDLTVMHPLPRVDEIAPDVDTTEYAAYFEQAHNGVPVRMALLDTLLGDDAATDGGEPR from the coding sequence ATGCGTCACGACCACCTCCTCTCGGCGGGCCAACTCACTCGGGAGGACATCGAGGCCGTGCTGGACCGGGCGGCCGACCTCGCGGACGACCCGGGTGCCGTCGGCGACCGCTACGCCGACACGCTGCTCGCGCTGTGTTTCTTCGAACCGAGCACGCGCACCAAGATGTCGTTCGACACCGCGATGAAACGGCTTGGCGGCGACACCGTCGACATGGGGACCGTCGAGTCGTCGTCGGTAAAGAAGGGCGAGTCGCTGGCCGACACCGTCCGCGTCATCGAGGGCTACGCCGACGGTATCGTCCTCCGACACCCGAGCGAGGGCGCGGCGAAACTCGCCTCGCAGTTCGTCGACGTCCCCGTCGTCAACGCCGGCGACGGTGCCGGCCAACACCCCAGTCAGACGTTGCTCGACCTGTACACGATGCGCGAGCGAGCGGGCTTAGATGACCTGACGGTCGGGATTATGGGCGACCTGAAGTACGGTCGAACGGTCCACTCGCTGGCGGAGGCGCTCACCAACTTCGACGCGCGGATGCACTTCGTCAGCCCCGAGTCGCTTCGCCTCCCTCGCGGTGTCCAGTTCGACCTCCACGACGCCGGGGCGCGCCTCCGAGAGCACACGAGTCTCGACGAGGTGCTCCCCGAACTGGACGTCCTGTACGTCACGCGGATCCAGCGCGAGCGCTTCCCCGACGAGAACGAGTACCAGAAGGTGGCCGGCGAGTACCAGATCGACGCCGAGACGCTCGAACGCGCCAGCGACGACCTCACCGTGATGCACCCGCTCCCGCGCGTGGACGAGATTGCACCCGACGTGGACACGACCGAGTACGCCGCCTACTTCGAACAGGCGCACAACGGCGTCCCTGTGCGAATGGCCCTGCTCGATACGCTGCTGGGTGACGACGCCGCGACCGACGGAGGTGAGCCACGATGA
- the pyrI gene encoding aspartate carbamoyltransferase regulatory subunit, with protein MSGPEHELRVSKIRNGTVIDHITGGQALNVLAILGIDGDEGVGVSIGMNVPSDKLGTKDVVKVEDRELSQGEVDVLSLLAPEATVNIVREYEVVEKKRVERPERVIGLLTCPNHNCITNADEPVESAFRVVDDGVRCEFCGDIVREDIGDHLAVH; from the coding sequence ATGAGCGGCCCGGAACACGAACTCCGCGTCTCGAAGATCCGAAACGGGACGGTCATCGATCACATCACCGGCGGGCAGGCGCTGAACGTCCTCGCCATCCTCGGCATCGACGGCGACGAGGGCGTCGGCGTCTCCATCGGGATGAACGTCCCCTCGGACAAACTCGGGACGAAAGACGTCGTGAAGGTGGAAGACCGCGAACTGAGCCAGGGTGAGGTGGACGTACTCTCGTTGCTCGCCCCGGAGGCGACGGTCAACATCGTCCGCGAGTACGAGGTGGTCGAGAAGAAGCGCGTCGAACGCCCCGAACGCGTCATCGGCCTGCTCACCTGCCCGAACCACAACTGCATCACGAACGCCGACGAACCCGTCGAATCCGCGTTCCGCGTCGTCGACGACGGCGTCCGCTGTGAGTTCTGCGGTGATATCGTTCGCGAGGACATCGGCGACCACCTCGCCGTTCACTGA